The Tistrella mobilis genome window below encodes:
- a CDS encoding branched-chain amino acid ABC transporter permease, producing MTARALKTAGLVERHAPLAIAGLILFLPLIAIDPGTWMVLAIAGLAMGMMIFLMASGLTLVFGLMDVLNFAHGAFVAVGAYLATGLLAPGGPFHDMLGISLLGDVGAMLLSILVACVVAGILGLAFERIIVRRVYGAHLRQILITVGGLIVAEQLITVIWGPDPIPLPKPETLRGSIFFGDIAVERYRLVACVLGLVAYIGMHFALNRTRIGLLVRAGVENREMVEALGYKVRRLFVGVFVAGTALAASGGVMWALYQELVTVHIGADVMILVFIVVIIGGLGSVGGCFLGALLVGLTANFMGYLAPTLALGSNILLMVAVLLWRPRGLYPATKN from the coding sequence ATGACCGCGCGCGCTCTCAAGACCGCCGGACTGGTCGAGCGGCACGCCCCGCTCGCGATCGCCGGCCTGATCCTGTTCCTGCCGCTCATCGCCATCGATCCCGGCACCTGGATGGTGCTGGCGATCGCCGGCCTCGCCATGGGCATGATGATCTTCCTGATGGCCTCGGGCCTCACCCTGGTCTTCGGCCTGATGGATGTGCTGAATTTCGCCCACGGGGCTTTCGTGGCCGTCGGCGCCTATCTTGCGACCGGGCTGCTGGCGCCGGGCGGGCCCTTCCACGACATGCTCGGCATCTCGCTGCTGGGGGATGTGGGGGCGATGCTGCTCTCGATCCTGGTGGCCTGCGTGGTGGCCGGCATACTGGGTCTCGCCTTCGAGCGGATCATCGTGCGCCGGGTCTATGGCGCGCATCTGCGCCAGATCCTGATCACGGTCGGCGGTCTGATCGTCGCCGAACAGCTGATCACCGTGATCTGGGGGCCGGATCCGATCCCTCTGCCCAAGCCCGAAACGCTGCGCGGCTCGATCTTCTTCGGTGACATCGCGGTCGAGCGTTACCGGCTGGTCGCCTGCGTGCTGGGCCTCGTCGCCTATATCGGCATGCATTTCGCGCTCAACCGCACGCGGATCGGCCTGCTGGTCCGTGCGGGCGTCGAGAACCGCGAGATGGTCGAGGCGCTGGGCTATAAGGTCCGCCGGCTGTTCGTCGGCGTCTTCGTGGCCGGCACCGCACTCGCCGCTTCGGGCGGGGTGATGTGGGCGCTCTACCAGGAACTGGTGACCGTCCATATCGGCGCCGATGTGATGATTCTGGTGTTCATCGTGGTGATCATCGGCGGGCTGGGCTCGGTGGGCGGCTGCTTCCTCGGCGCCCTGCTGGTGGGGCTCACCGCAAATTTCATGGGCTATCTCGCACCGACGCTGGCGCTCGGCTCCAACATCCTTCTGATGGTGGCGGTCCTGCTCTGGCGCCCCCGCGGGCTCTATCCCGCGACGAAGAACTGA
- a CDS encoding ABC transporter ATP-binding protein yields the protein MSDALLTLAGVHTHIGQYHILQGVDLVVPRGGLTMLLGRNGAGKTTTLRTIMGLWQASQGQITFDGRDITRAHTADLAAAGIAYVPEDMGIFAGLTVRENMVLAARSGPMDQKRLAWIYELFPALEKFWNWPAGNLSGGQKQMLAIARAIVEPRELLIVDEPSKGLAPAIIGHLIQAFRELKSTHTTILMVEQNFSMATALGDTVAVMDDGRVVHAGSMHELAHDGDLQRRLLGLSLDAHQ from the coding sequence ATGTCTGACGCCCTGCTCACCCTCGCCGGCGTGCACACCCATATCGGCCAGTACCACATCCTTCAGGGGGTGGATCTGGTGGTGCCGCGCGGCGGGTTGACAATGCTGCTCGGCCGCAACGGTGCTGGCAAGACCACCACCCTGCGCACGATCATGGGCCTCTGGCAGGCCTCGCAGGGGCAGATCACCTTCGACGGGCGCGACATCACCAGGGCTCATACCGCCGATCTCGCTGCGGCCGGCATCGCCTATGTGCCCGAGGATATGGGGATCTTCGCCGGGCTGACGGTGCGCGAGAACATGGTGCTGGCGGCTCGTTCCGGACCCATGGACCAGAAACGCCTTGCCTGGATCTACGAGCTGTTTCCGGCGCTGGAGAAGTTCTGGAACTGGCCGGCCGGCAATCTGTCGGGCGGGCAGAAGCAGATGCTCGCCATCGCCCGGGCGATCGTGGAGCCGCGTGAGCTGCTGATCGTCGACGAGCCGTCCAAGGGGCTGGCGCCGGCGATCATCGGCCATCTGATCCAGGCCTTCCGCGAACTCAAATCCACCCACACGACCATTCTGATGGTCGAACAGAATTTCAGCATGGCGACCGCCCTGGGGGATACGGTGGCGGTGATGGATGACGGCCGCGTCGTCCATGCGGGCTCGATGCACGAGCTTGCCCATGACGGAGATCTTCAGCGCCGCCTGCTCGGCCTCAGCCTGGACGCTCATCAATGA